The nucleotide sequence TCAGATCCGGAAGCCGAAAGGAACTGCTCTGCTTCTCTCATATTATTAGTGAATATTGAAGAAGATAATCCTTGTACAACTCCATTTTGTAATGCTATTGCTTCATTAACATCTTTTTTATATTTCATTATATAGAGAATAGGTGCGAAGGTTTCTTCCTGAACTATTTCAAAGTGATTCTGAGCCTCGGCAATTGCAGGAGAGACGTAACAACCAGATTCATATCCCTTTCCACTCAATACTTCTCCTCCAAAAATTATCTTTCCACCTTCTTTTTTAACACGCTTTAATGCATTTGAAAAATCATTAACAGCATTTTTATCTATCAACGGACCCATATGGTTTTGCTGGTTTAACGGATCACCAATCCTAATGCTCTTATACGCTTTAACCAACGATTCTTTCACTTTATTATAAATTGAATCATGTATAATCAATCTACGTGTTGACGTACATCTTTGACCGGCAGTTCCCACTGCACCAAATACAACCGCAGGAATCGCTATTTTTAAATCAGCATCAGGAGTTATAATTATTGCATTATTTCCACCAAGCTCAAGAATTGTTTTTCCAAATCTTCCTGAAACGACTTCAGCAGCATGCTTACCAACACGGGTTGATCCAGTCACTGAAACCATAGCAACACGTTTATCATTTAAAATTCGTTCGCCAACTGTTGAACCTTTGCCAACTATCAGAGTAAAAATTCCTTCAGGAAGATTATTTTCTTTCAGAACTTTTGCAATAATATTTTGTGTAGCTATAGCACTAAGAGGAACTTTGGAAGAAGGTTTCCAAATATTTACATCACCACAAACAGCAGCGAGCATTGCATTCCAGGAATAAACTGCAACCGGAAAATTAAAAGCTGAAATAGTACAGACGATTCCAAGAGGATGATACTGATCATACATTCTATGCATTGGTCTTTCAGATTGCATAGTAAAACCATAAAGTTGTCTTGATTGACCGACAGCGAAATCGCATATATCAATCATCTCCTGAACTTCACCCAATCCTTCCTGGAGAGATTTTCCCATTTCGTATGAAACTAATTGTCCAAGCGGTTCTTTATACTCTCTTAATTTTAATCCAATTTGTCTTACAATTTCGCCTCTTGCCGGGGCTGGAACTTCGCGCCAGATCAGAAATGCTTCTTCCATGCTTTTAATAATTTTTTCATAATCTTTCTCAGAACCCTGATGAACTGAAGCGATATATTTACCGTCAACCGGTGAATGAATTTTTAACTCGCCTTCTGATTTGGTTTGTAACCATTTTTGTCCGGTTGATGCACCAAAATTTGATTTACTGATACCAAGTTTTTTTAAGAATTCCATACTAACTCCAGAATATTTTATTAATTACTTTTAATTTTATTTATAATTGATTGTAATGTTATATTTTTCATTTTATCCTCTATTGTTACCTGAACTTCTGAAAATAAATCAAGAAAGTAAGAGTTCAATTTTTCAGGCAAGCTATTTTTCTTTATTGCATTTCGTCTTACATCCAAATGGAAAGCCTTCCTATCTTCGATTGCGCAATAGATTTCCTGCAAATGAATTTCCGAAGGTAACTTCTTCAATTTGAATCCTCCAGACATTCCAGCGTTACTTTCAACTATACCATTTTTTACGAGTAAAGATAGAATTCTCCTCAACTTGGATGAATTGATTCCGATAGCTTCTTCGAGCTCAAAACTCGAAACCGCTTTTGGGTGTTCTTGCTGCAAATAGCATAATGCTTTGACTGAGGTTGATAATTTTGTGGAGGCAGACATATTTTTTTAATTTGTTACAGTAAGTGTAACAAATATAAATCTTAAATCAAAATTTTATTAGATTTTATCGGAGAATCTGGCTTATATCAAAGCAATTTTAGATTGAATATTCTCATCAACATAGCTATTTTTGTACAGGCAAATTCAAAAATGAAAAAATTTCAATTACATACGATTTTAACATTATTCTCTCTTAGACACAGAAGTTACTTTGTGTCTGCCTACGAATCAGTTTTTTAATTCTGTTCCATTCGTCATCAACAGAATAAAAACCTGTTGCATAATTCTTTTAATATTTTTTTCATTTTAAATTAGAGGTGACTGCATGATCACAGAAATAATAAACCCTGCTGAAAAAGTTCGCGAAACAATCGGGAAGTATATGCTTGCTGATGGATTTCAATTAATCTTAGATTTAAAGAATAGTTATCGAACTAAAATAGTTGATGAACGAAATGGTGATGAGTATATAGATTTCTTCACTTTCTTTGCATCAAACCCGCTTGGAATGAATCATCCCAAACTTAATTCTACGGAAGTTGTCGAATCACTCGGATTAGCTGCTGTTAACAGACCATCAAATTCTGACATATATACAACACAGATGGCTGAGTTTGTTGATACTTTCGGAAAAGTTGCAAAACCTGATTATATGAAACATTTGTTTTTTATTGATGGTGGAGCTTTAGCCGTTGAAAATGGATTGAAAGTAGCCTTCGATTGGAAAGTTAGAAAAAATTTACAAAAAGGTTACAAAGAAGAAAGAGGACAAAAAGTAATCCATTTCAAAGAGGCTTTTCATGGTAGAAGCGGATATACAATGTCATTGACTAATACAGATGAAAATAAAATTAAGTACTTCCCTAAGTTTGAATGGCCCCGAGTTATCAATCCAAAAGTTACTTTTCCTATAGAGCAACATCTGGAACAAATAAAAAAAATTGAAACACAGGCACTAAATGAAATCAAAGATGCAATCAAAAATAATCGGGATGATATTGCTGTCCTGATTCTTGAACCAATCCAGTGTGAAGGTGGCGATAATTTTTTCAGAAAAGAATTTTTTACAGAACTAAGAAATCTCACACTGGAAAATGAAATTATATTGATGTTTGATGAAGTTCAGACTGGCTTTGGAATAACCGGAAAATTCTGGGCGTTTGAACATTTTGTAAAACCAGACATTATTGCTTTCGGAAAAAAATCACAGCAATGTGGTATTATGGTATCTGAGAGAATAGATGAAATTACGGATAATTGTTTTAATGTTTCCGGAAGAATTAACTCAACCTGGGGCGGAAATCTTGTCGATATGGTTCGCTCCAAATATATCCTGAACATAATGAAGGAAGAGGAGCTCATTGATAATTCATCACAAAGAGGTAACTACTTATTGAAAAGGCTTTTTGAGATTCAATCCAACTACCCTAATTTAATTAGCAATACCAGAGGTTTAGGTCTTCTGTGTTCATTTGACTTTCCTAACAAAGAACTCAGAGATGATTTTAGGATGAGATCTGAAAAAGAAAAATTGCTTATTCTCGGTTGCGGGGTTAAATCAATACGGTTCAGACCGATGCTTAATATAACAGATGATGAGCTGGAAGAAGGCTTGCAGGTGATTGAGAAAGTGCTTAAAATTATGTTGTCTAAATAATTAAATAGGATTAACTACTTGCCAGAAACGGCTCCGGAACGGAGCCGCTTCTGTTTTAAAGCAAATTGTTGCGAAATATTTTATAGATTTGTACAGAGAAATTGAACTTATTGAGAATATCTCTCACAAGTTCTGATACAAGCAGGTTAAAAATCTGTCGGGCATCAAAATCAATCATTACTAAAACGCTGAATTAAATGCAGAGAGAGACTTGATTATATGACCGGTAAACTTCACATAGTTAGTACACCTATTGGTAATCTTAAGGATATTACGCTTCGCGCAATTGAGACATTGAACGAAGTTGACTTTATTTTGTGCGAAGATACTCGGGTCACTTCAGTATTAACTAAACAATATAATATCATTAAGCAGCTTATTTCATTTAATGCTGTCAGTGAGACTAAAAAAATTCCTATGATAATCGAGCGGCTTCGCAATGGACAGAGCTATGCGCTCGTTTCAGATTCTGGAACTCCAGCAATTTCAGATCCAGGAATCAGATTAGTTTCAGAAGCGATAAAAAATGGAATCGAAGTTATATCTGTTCCCGGAGCAACAGCTTTGATTGCCGCACTTACGATTAGCGGTCTGCCAACAGATTCTTTTGTATTCGAAGGATTTCTTCCTCAAAAAAAAGGAAGACAAAAAAAGCTCGATGAACTAACAAAAGAAGAAAGAACCATCGTGCTTTATGAATCTTCTCATAGAATTGATAAACTGATTGATGAACTTGTTGAATATTTTCCTGAAAGATATGTAGTGGTCTGCCGTGAGTTAACAAAAAAGTTTGAAGAAACCTGGCGGGGTTATCCTCCAGAGTTAAAAGAAAAGCTAAATGAGAAAACAATAAAAGGCGAGTTTGTAATTGTAATAGCAAACAAAAGTTGGAAGCACTGACCACTCCCCTTTTTACTCACTCAACAAATAATTATAATCTTTCAGCACTGTATCCAGGAATGTTAAAGGATGTAAAGTTGAAGTTATTCCAGTTTTGTTTTCAACAGCCGCTTTAGTTTTTTGTAGCATCTGATTATACAAATAAATATCAGGATTTTTATAGTTCATATCCAACACCGATTTGATTATTGCAATGTCTTTATCGGTTAAAGCACTTACCTGTGGAAATTTCACATCATAGTTAACCGGAGTTGCGGTTAAAATAGTATCATCAAGTTTAGTTTCTGCTTTTAGTTTTACCACTGTGGTATTTGCAGCAAGATCACCCAATCGTTGTCCCTTTCCATTCATCATAAGTGTAATTATTCCAACAGCGCCAAAAAATGAATAATCAATCAGAGTTAATATCCATCTTAAAAAGTAACTGCCGATTCCTGCTTGTGTTCCATCAAGTTTAACTACTCGCATTTTCATTATTTTTTTTCCGAAGGATTGTCCATTCAGAAATGTTTCGCACAATAGATGATAAAAAAAGACCGGCAAAAATAATATTATGAAATACGCAACCGGAAAATATAGTCCCGAACCTTCAGTTAAATCCAAAATCCAGATGTAAAGAAATATTATGCTGATAAAATAACCTAACATTATCAACGAATCTATAATTGCTGCAACAACTCTGTCTCCAATATTTGCTACAGGATACTCGATGTTCACATTTTGAGTTGTCTGAATTTCGATAGTTGACATATTATTTTTAAATCAATCCTCGTGATTTTAATTCGAGATATTTATTTATTGTATTTACAGAGAGATTCTGCGGAGTCGTTAGAATTGATTGAATGCTGTATCTTGCTAATTCTTTAACAATTAATCGTTTCTCGAAAGCAAATTTTTCAGCTATAGTTTTATGATATATCTCCTCAACATTTTCTGCAGCTTTATCTATTAAAGAGAAAAGTTCAGTGTTAATGAAAAAGATAATAATTGCCAGGTGCGTTTGTGCGAGTCGTCTTAAGTAAGGTAGTTGTCTTTGAAGAGCGTTTAAACTTTCAAAGTTTGTGTATAATAATATCAGGCTTCGATGAGTAACTTTTTTTAAAATCGCAGAAGTAAGAATTTCAAAGTCTGATTCAAGAAAATCTGTTTTTTGATTATATAAAAGTTCGAGAATATTTTCCATCTGCCTGGCTTGCCGATCTGCGGGAAGTATTTTACTGACTTTATTAGAAAAAGTAACAATCCCTGCTTTATCCTGTTTGAGCATTGCAATACTTGATATCACCAACGAAGAATTTATTGCATAATCCAGCAAGCTTAATCCTTCGAAAGGCATTTTCATTACTCTTCCAATATCGATTACACTGTAAACCTGTTGTGATTTTTCATCATCAAAATGATTGACCATCAATCTTGATTTTCTTGCAGTTGCTTTCCAGTTAATAGTTCTGAAATCATCTCCTCTGACATAATCCTTTATGTGATCAAACTCCATCGAATGACCAATTCTGCGAATTCGTTTTACACCAGCTTCTGTTAATCTGTCTGAAATTGCCATAAGCTCATATTTTTTCATTTGCAGATAAGACGGATAAACAGGGACTAATCTACTTCCTTCAAATCTGTATCTTCTAGTCACGAATCCAATTGGAGACGATACATAAACGTTTGTACTCCCGAAATTATATTCACCGCGCTTAACAGGTCGTAAAGTATAATTAAAAACTTTTGTGACAGCCGAATCAACTTTTATCTTGAATAGAAGATCTCTTATTTGAAATTCAAAAGGAATCTCATCAATCAGCTCGCAACTAATTTTGAATGGATATTTATTTTCAATAATAATTTTAATCTCATTATCATCACCATTGGATAAGCGTTTAGGTACGGAACGATAAGAATGAATGCCGTTCTTATTACTGTACAGAATCACTGCATCTGATATTAAAAGGAAAATAAGCGCCGCAAATAATAGATTTGTTATCACCAGCAATTGAGGCTGAAAATATGAAGACACAAAAAGTATCACCAGAAATGAAACGATAATAAAAAATCTTGCAGAAAGATAGAAGCTTTTTAAAACCTTCACTATCTTGGAACCTCGGCTCTTTCAAGAATTGTCTTGATAATATCATCCGGGGTCTTCCCTTCCATTTCTTTTTCAGGAGTTAAAATAATCCTGTGGCGTAACGCAGGATAAACAACCATTTTAACATCATCCGGAGTTACAAAGTCTCTGCCATTCATAGCTGCGACTGCTTTTGCGCCGATCATAATAGATATTGAAGCTCTGGGTGATCCACCAAGATACAGATCACTATTGTTACGTGTTTTATTAACTACGCGGGTTATATATCCAGCAACTTTTTCATCAAGGTGAGCGGTTCGAACTTTTTCACGCAATTGTTGCAGCTTATCCCGAGTAAAAACCGGTTGAATCAGGTTCAGATCGTTGATGTTTTTTCTGCTGTGCAGATCGAGAAGAATTTTTACTTCCTGATGCTCAAGAGGATAATCCATTTGAACTTTAAATAAAAATCTATCAAGCTGAGCCTCTGGTAATTTATAAGTTCCTTCATGCTCGATAGGGTTTTGTGTTGCAAAAACTGTAAACGGAGATTCCATTTTATAAGTTTTTCCATCTATTGTAACCTGACGCTCTTCCATTGATTCAAATAATGCAGATTGTGTTTTAGCAGGGGCTCTATTTATCTCATCAATCAGGATAATATTCGAAAAGATTGGTCCACGATTAAATTCAAATTCTGAAGTTTTAATATTGAATACAGAAGTTCCTAAAATGTCAGAAGGCATTAAATCAGGAGTGAATTGAATTCGCGAAAAATCAGCCGAAATTGTTTTTGCAATTATTTTTGCAAGAAGTGTTTTTGCAATTCCCGGTACACCTTCAATCAAAATGTGACCATCAGCTAAAACTGCAGCGATCATCAAATCAATTATGTTTTCCTGTCCGACAATTATTTTTTTTACTTCTGTTCTTACCCGGTCAACAGATTCTTTAAGTTCGGTCAGATCCGTTCGAGGTGTAAAGTTAGTTTCTTCCATTATTTTGTTCTTTCGTAGAATGTTTCAATTCGTTGATTAAGATTAATTAATTCTTGTTCAGTAACTTTTTGACTTGCAGTAATATTCTCAATTTCTTTAAACACTGATTTTATAATTGTTTCAGGAATAGATGACTTCTCTGCAATTTTTTTGAGTGTTTCATTGTCAAATGAACTTGTTCGGATAAAATATTTGTTCCTGATGTGGTCAAGAAAATAAATGATCTTTTTATCTGCAATATTTTTATAATCCTTTTGCTGATAATACAAATTCCCCACCGTTTCAACGAATTCAAGCGTCGTGTTACTTAACGGTTTAATTACCGGAATTATCCGCTGTTTCCTTCTGCCATAAAATAAAATGAATAGCACAATAGAAACCAGCATTAAGTAGTAAGCCCATCGCAAAGAAGTTTGTGAAACGATGTACTGTAATGCAGAAGCGTTGTATTTATTTCCATCTTTGTAATAATCGTCCCAATAAGTTGTTTGAGATGGAAGATGAGATAAAACTTTACTTATATAATCATTATTATCAAAGTTCAGCAGATAGTAATTTGTGAATGCAAGCGGAACTGTGTTCAGAAATATATTACCTATTCCATATTTGATTCTAATGAAGTTAGCATTTCCTGAAGCATTATTTCCAAGAATCTGAACTAAAGCTGTATCATATTCACTGAAATAATTTTGGAAATTACCTTCAGAATACAAATATCCTGCTTCAGTTTTAAGTTCCGGTGAAGTAAAATTTATTCTTGTAGAATCGTCAATAAAAAAAGTATCGTAAGTTTTTATTTTCAATGAATCTGATAGCGGACCCAAAATGCCAAATGCAGAAATGAAAACATTATTACCTTCCGATGCAAAATTAAGAAGATACTCAGTATCAAGACGATCAGGAGAAAAATAAGAATTTATAAAAACATAATTGGTGTTGTATATGAACTTGTCTTTTAAAATATTGTAAACAGGTAGTTCTTTTATAATTATTTCAGAATCAGTGAACAACTCGTCAGCAGCATCAACGATGATAAATCCACCATAAGGAATTTTATCTTTTCGCGCAAAACTTCTGTCCCAGTCTATTTCTTCGGGTTCAAGAATTTTTATAAAAGTAAGTAAACCTAAAGTTATAAGTATAGGAATCAGAAATTTTATATTCTTCTTACTCATCATGCAGCAATAACGGAATATAATTTCTTGAAATCTTTCTGAGAAGAATTAACAGTCTGTTCATCAACTGGAAAATCGCCATACCAAATCCATTCGAAAAGTGAAGTTGTATTCCGGAATGCTGTTGCAATCTGTTCATTCCTGATTTCGGATAAATACTGATAGTTGGTCTTATTATTTTTTAATTCAATCAATCCTTTTTCAGAAAGCAGATTGAGTGATTTTAGATACATGTAACGAATTGCAAGTTTAAATTGTTTACTTGCAATTGCTGCTGAAATAAGTTCATCAAAATTCATTTGACTTATGTCTTCATCATCTTCATTCATTTTTATCTGATTAGTATTTACTTTACCAAATAATAAGCCACGACGATCGGCTTTAATTAATCCCCGAATAATCAGGAGTAAAGCAATTATCATTAAGCCATAATAAAGATAATCTAAAATTATAGAGAATGTTTTGGAATTACTCATGAGAATCAACTGTTGATTGATCCAGTTGCTGATTTTTGTTATCCAATCGTCTGCTGGTTCAGGTGTACCATCGTAATTAAAATCAGGATCGTTTTTGTATTTATTTATAAATCCTTCAGGCAAAGCTTTGAGTTGAATAACAAGACTATCATCTTTTGTTGATTGAATTTTTTTTGTTGTATCAGAATAAAATGTATAATCCGAATTAATTGCCGAAGCAGCTTTCTGTGCATAGTTAAGTTGAAATACACTGAAAGTGAAGAGAATCGTCAATAATATTATTCGAATAATCTGCATTACTTTATCTGATCAATTTGTTCCAAAAGTCCGGGTGCTTCTTTTCGTTCAACAAGATTGTAATATTGAAATGTAGTTGCTATGATACTTATCATATATAACAAGACAGCAAACGAGGAAATAATAGCCGTTAATATGTAAAGAAATCTTTCCAGTCCACTCGATTCGGAATTAATTCCTGTAAAGCTCACAAATATCATAACAAAATAACTCGGCATATAAAGAGCGTATGTGAGAAATCCTTGAATCATACTTACAACAAATAAAACTCCGAAAGTAAACCACCAGTGACCGGAAATTAATTTTGTGCAGCGACGAACTGCATCAAAGAAACTTAAATTTTCTTCCAGTCTAACTATAAATATTATTGACATAGCAATTGACAGATATATACCCGGAATTATTAGAAAGACAAATCCCAGAACAATAAATATTATATACCCGATAATCGTAAGTGTAACTGGTAGGAAATTTTGTTTAACCACACGCCATACATCTTCAAGATTGAAAATACCATTATCAGAATTTTTATAATTTATGAGATGAGAATATGTAACGACTGTAATCAGCAGATAAGAAATAAATGTAAAAAACATCGAGATTACGAATGGAATACCAATTAATTCAAGAGTTGAATCAGCGGATAAGCTGAACATTGATGACTGGTAAATTCCCATAAAGACTCCCGCCAGCAATAAGGATGGTGCACTGATGAACAGATTTGCTTTCACCAAAAGTTTAAAATTTATTTTTATATACTCGAATGTTACGTTAAGTATTCCACCAAAATCTCTTACTTTTCTGAATTCAATTTTACTTTGCTGCATTTTTACTTATTAGGTTATGAAAAATTCTGTATGGATAAATGACAAAATACCAGATAACGAAAATAGCTGAACTGATAATTATTGTTAAACTTAAATAAATTGGCATTCCAGTAAATCTTGTTACAAAAGATTCCAGAAAACCAGCGGTGATGAAAATAGGCACAAGGCTTACGATTATTTTTAAACCTTCTTTGGAACCGATTATGAAAGATTGTCTTCTTGAATATGTTCCCGGAAATAGAATACTATTACCCAAAACTAATCCTGCAGCACCTGCAATAATGATTGCAGAAATTTCAAGTGTACCGTGTATCCAGATAACAAGAATCGATTCGAACAATAAATTATGAATATGAAAGAAGTATTGAAATGCTCCAAGCATAATTCCATTTGACATCAATACCCATCCCGTTCCAAATGAAATCAGAATTCCATAAACAAAAGCGATAAATGATACACGAATGTTATTAAATGTAATTCCAAGAAACATATCTACACCATTCATCTGTTTGTAAATAGCCATCGGATCCCCTTTATCAATATTTTCCAAAGTCATATTTACATAGCCATCTCCCATTATCAGTCTTACAAAACCTGAATCACCTGCTGATGATACAACACCCATCAACATTGAAATAAAGAATATGGAAAACGAAATTACTATTTTCAATCTATGCTTGTAGAAAAGTAATGGAGCTTCGTACTTCCAGAAGCGAAAAAATCTTTCTTTCCGTTCTTTTTTACTTTTATAAATTGATTGATGAACACGCGCAGTAAGTGAGTTCAGGTATTGAGTAGTCTTACTTTCAGGAAAAAAGGTTCTCGAATAAGAAAGGTCATCGGTAAGTTCGATAAAAAGTGCTGCAAGTTTATCAGGATTAATATTTTCTTTAGATGAAAGAAAAGTTTCAAATTCTTTCCACTTATCAGCATTCTTTTTAAGAAATGTAACTTCTCTCAAATGTTTGCTTTCTGTTAGTTTTCATCTTCATAAATTATCAGAGAGTTCACATTATATTTTCTCAGTTTTTCACGACCGTTCAGAAA is from Ignavibacteriota bacterium and encodes:
- a CDS encoding DUF4129 domain-containing protein, giving the protein MQIIRIILLTILFTFSVFQLNYAQKAASAINSDYTFYSDTTKKIQSTKDDSLVIQLKALPEGFINKYKNDPDFNYDGTPEPADDWITKISNWINQQLILMSNSKTFSIILDYLYYGLMIIALLLIIRGLIKADRRGLLFGKVNTNQIKMNEDDEDISQMNFDELISAAIASKQFKLAIRYMYLKSLNLLSEKGLIELKNNKTNYQYLSEIRNEQIATAFRNTTSLFEWIWYGDFPVDEQTVNSSQKDFKKLYSVIAA
- a CDS encoding RDD family protein, which codes for MSTIEIQTTQNVNIEYPVANIGDRVVAAIIDSLIMLGYFISIIFLYIWILDLTEGSGLYFPVAYFIILFLPVFFYHLLCETFLNGQSFGKKIMKMRVVKLDGTQAGIGSYFLRWILTLIDYSFFGAVGIITLMMNGKGQRLGDLAANTTVVKLKAETKLDDTILTATPVNYDVKFPQVSALTDKDIAIIKSVLDMNYKNPDIYLYNQMLQKTKAAVENKTGITSTLHPLTFLDTVLKDYNYLLSE
- a CDS encoding stage II sporulation protein M, with the translated sequence MREVTFLKKNADKWKEFETFLSSKENINPDKLAALFIELTDDLSYSRTFFPESKTTQYLNSLTARVHQSIYKSKKERKERFFRFWKYEAPLLFYKHRLKIVISFSIFFISMLMGVVSSAGDSGFVRLIMGDGYVNMTLENIDKGDPMAIYKQMNGVDMFLGITFNNIRVSFIAFVYGILISFGTGWVLMSNGIMLGAFQYFFHIHNLLFESILVIWIHGTLEISAIIIAGAAGLVLGNSILFPGTYSRRQSFIIGSKEGLKIIVSLVPIFITAGFLESFVTRFTGMPIYLSLTIIISSAIFVIWYFVIYPYRIFHNLISKNAAK
- the rsmI gene encoding 16S rRNA (cytidine(1402)-2'-O)-methyltransferase, producing the protein MTGKLHIVSTPIGNLKDITLRAIETLNEVDFILCEDTRVTSVLTKQYNIIKQLISFNAVSETKKIPMIIERLRNGQSYALVSDSGTPAISDPGIRLVSEAIKNGIEVISVPGATALIAALTISGLPTDSFVFEGFLPQKKGRQKKLDELTKEERTIVLYESSHRIDKLIDELVEYFPERYVVVCRELTKKFEETWRGYPPELKEKLNEKTIKGEFVIVIANKSWKH
- a CDS encoding DUF58 domain-containing protein — its product is MKVLKSFYLSARFFIIVSFLVILFVSSYFQPQLLVITNLLFAALIFLLISDAVILYSNKNGIHSYRSVPKRLSNGDDNEIKIIIENKYPFKISCELIDEIPFEFQIRDLLFKIKVDSAVTKVFNYTLRPVKRGEYNFGSTNVYVSSPIGFVTRRYRFEGSRLVPVYPSYLQMKKYELMAISDRLTEAGVKRIRRIGHSMEFDHIKDYVRGDDFRTINWKATARKSRLMVNHFDDEKSQQVYSVIDIGRVMKMPFEGLSLLDYAINSSLVISSIAMLKQDKAGIVTFSNKVSKILPADRQARQMENILELLYNQKTDFLESDFEILTSAILKKVTHRSLILLYTNFESLNALQRQLPYLRRLAQTHLAIIIFFINTELFSLIDKAAENVEEIYHKTIAEKFAFEKRLIVKELARYSIQSILTTPQNLSVNTINKYLELKSRGLI
- a CDS encoding L-lysine 6-transaminase yields the protein MITEIINPAEKVRETIGKYMLADGFQLILDLKNSYRTKIVDERNGDEYIDFFTFFASNPLGMNHPKLNSTEVVESLGLAAVNRPSNSDIYTTQMAEFVDTFGKVAKPDYMKHLFFIDGGALAVENGLKVAFDWKVRKNLQKGYKEERGQKVIHFKEAFHGRSGYTMSLTNTDENKIKYFPKFEWPRVINPKVTFPIEQHLEQIKKIETQALNEIKDAIKNNRDDIAVLILEPIQCEGGDNFFRKEFFTELRNLTLENEIILMFDEVQTGFGITGKFWAFEHFVKPDIIAFGKKSQQCGIMVSERIDEITDNCFNVSGRINSTWGGNLVDMVRSKYILNIMKEEELIDNSSQRGNYLLKRLFEIQSNYPNLISNTRGLGLLCSFDFPNKELRDDFRMRSEKEKLLILGCGVKSIRFRPMLNITDDELEEGLQVIEKVLKIMLSK
- a CDS encoding aldehyde dehydrogenase family protein encodes the protein MEFLKKLGISKSNFGASTGQKWLQTKSEGELKIHSPVDGKYIASVHQGSEKDYEKIIKSMEEAFLIWREVPAPARGEIVRQIGLKLREYKEPLGQLVSYEMGKSLQEGLGEVQEMIDICDFAVGQSRQLYGFTMQSERPMHRMYDQYHPLGIVCTISAFNFPVAVYSWNAMLAAVCGDVNIWKPSSKVPLSAIATQNIIAKVLKENNLPEGIFTLIVGKGSTVGERILNDKRVAMVSVTGSTRVGKHAAEVVSGRFGKTILELGGNNAIIITPDADLKIAIPAVVFGAVGTAGQRCTSTRRLIIHDSIYNKVKESLVKAYKSIRIGDPLNQQNHMGPLIDKNAVNDFSNALKRVKKEGGKIIFGGEVLSGKGYESGCYVSPAIAEAQNHFEIVQEETFAPILYIMKYKKDVNEAIALQNGVVQGLSSSIFTNNMREAEQFLSASGSDCGIANVNIGTSGAEIGGAFGGEKETGGGRESGSDSWKAYMRRQTNTINFGSKLPLAQGIKFDI
- a CDS encoding Rrf2 family transcriptional regulator; protein product: MSASTKLSTSVKALCYLQQEHPKAVSSFELEEAIGINSSKLRRILSLLVKNGIVESNAGMSGGFKLKKLPSEIHLQEIYCAIEDRKAFHLDVRRNAIKKNSLPEKLNSYFLDLFSEVQVTIEDKMKNITLQSIINKIKSN
- a CDS encoding MoxR family ATPase → MEETNFTPRTDLTELKESVDRVRTEVKKIIVGQENIIDLMIAAVLADGHILIEGVPGIAKTLLAKIIAKTISADFSRIQFTPDLMPSDILGTSVFNIKTSEFEFNRGPIFSNIILIDEINRAPAKTQSALFESMEERQVTIDGKTYKMESPFTVFATQNPIEHEGTYKLPEAQLDRFLFKVQMDYPLEHQEVKILLDLHSRKNINDLNLIQPVFTRDKLQQLREKVRTAHLDEKVAGYITRVVNKTRNNSDLYLGGSPRASISIMIGAKAVAAMNGRDFVTPDDVKMVVYPALRHRIILTPEKEMEGKTPDDIIKTILERAEVPR